Genomic segment of Helicobacter sp. 12S02232-10:
TAATAAGATTTTCTCTCGCCACAAAGGCAAAATTTTTGAAGACAAATGAAGCTTTGCCATAAATTTCAAATCTGAAACAATATGATTAAAACGTTCTGCAGAATTGAAGCTTCTATTGCAAAAATATCTGATAAGAACGTAAGCACAAATAGGAGAGTGTTCAAAAAAATCCTGTAGCAGAGGATTGCTATTGACAAACTCCTCAAATTGAATCACGTATTGATAAAAAATAATTTTTCTCAAATAATAACGAGAGTATCGACGTAGTGTAACTTGCAAATTATTACATTTTAATAAACTAGGTTTAAAAAATTTATATTCCATTAATTATCCTTAATAAAATAAATTATTATTTTATTATAATAAAACTTAAATTTTAAATCTATTACATAATTATTTTATTGGAAAATAACAAAAAACTAGGGTAATCAAAAAAATATTAAATACTAAATATTAAAAAAATAATGGAGAAAATAATCCTTAAAGATTCTTGGAATCCTTAAGTGATTGATTGAAGTTTTATGCGGAGATGACAGAAACTTTCTTTCGATTTTTATCTTTTTGTTGGAATTTTACGATCCCATCAACTAAAGCAAAAATAGTATGATCCTTTCCTATGCCGACATTACTGCCAGGATGAATCTTTGTACCTCTTTGTCTGATGATGATATTCCCTGCTCTTACAAACTGTGATCCAAATTTTTTTATTCCCAGTCTTCGACCGGCAGAGTCTCGATTATTCTGAGTGCTTCCCTGACCTTTCTTGTGTGCCATTTATACTCCTTTATCCTGCTATCTTTAAAATTCTTACTCGAGTGAAGTCGCGTCTAAAACCTCTTTTGGTTTTGCTGTCTTTTCTTCTTCTCTTTTTAAATGTAACGACTTTTTTTGCCCTACCCTCATTGATAACTTCTGCTTCAATTTTGGCTCCCTCTATAAAAGGAGTTCCCAATTTCAGATTATCATTATCGGAAATAGCTAAAACTTCGTTCAATTCTAATTTTGATTTTGGCTCAAGGCTCATTTTATCAAGCAAGACAATATCGCCTTCTTGGACCTTGTATTGTTTGCCTCCATTCTTGAAAACTGCATACATTCTTTAATCCTTGCGAAGTTTATTGTTTTAAAACGCTTGCTACAAAGCGATATAAAAAACCTCAAATTATATTAAAAAAAACCTAATTTTTGCTTAAAACTATGCTTGGGCAATGCATTCAATTTCAACCAACGCATTTTTAGGAAGCATTTTAACTGCAATGGTACTACGAGCAGGTTTGTGTTTATCAAAATATTGACCATAAACTTCATTGAGTTCATTAAAATGATCCATATCTGATAAAAAAACCGTTGTTTTAATCACCTTTGAAAGTG
This window contains:
- the rpmA gene encoding 50S ribosomal protein L27, encoding MAHKKGQGSTQNNRDSAGRRLGIKKFGSQFVRAGNIIIRQRGTKIHPGSNVGIGKDHTIFALVDGIVKFQQKDKNRKKVSVISA
- the rplU gene encoding 50S ribosomal protein L21; this translates as MYAVFKNGGKQYKVQEGDIVLLDKMSLEPKSKLELNEVLAISDNDNLKLGTPFIEGAKIEAEVINEGRAKKVVTFKKRRRKDSKTKRGFRRDFTRVRILKIAG